From Pusillibacter faecalis, one genomic window encodes:
- the eda gene encoding bifunctional 4-hydroxy-2-oxoglutarate aldolase/2-dehydro-3-deoxy-phosphogluconate aldolase has product MSEVILKFQQAGLVPVVVLDTPEQAVPLAKALLDGGIDVMEVTYRTDAAEQAISRIAREVPEMTVGAGTVLDAATAANALAAGAKFLVSPGLSLEEVAYCHARSAPLFPGIATASELQAAVCAGLTAVKFFPAQQLGGPAIIQALGAAFPKVRFMPTGGIGLENLESYLSLPNVFACGGSWVCPTRLIRSGEFQVITALCRNARKEVERILSNCA; this is encoded by the coding sequence ATGAGCGAGGTTATCCTTAAATTTCAACAGGCTGGCCTGGTGCCAGTCGTCGTGCTGGACACCCCAGAGCAGGCGGTCCCTCTGGCAAAAGCCCTGCTGGACGGGGGAATTGATGTTATGGAAGTCACCTATCGCACGGATGCAGCAGAGCAGGCTATCAGCCGCATCGCCCGGGAAGTCCCTGAGATGACTGTCGGAGCTGGTACCGTTTTAGATGCCGCCACCGCCGCGAATGCTCTGGCCGCTGGAGCCAAATTTCTAGTGAGCCCAGGTCTCTCCCTGGAGGAGGTTGCATACTGCCATGCACGCAGCGCTCCTCTCTTTCCTGGAATTGCCACCGCCAGCGAGCTGCAAGCTGCTGTCTGTGCCGGTTTAACCGCAGTGAAATTCTTTCCCGCCCAACAGTTGGGAGGCCCGGCCATAATCCAGGCACTTGGCGCCGCTTTCCCGAAAGTGCGGTTCATGCCTACCGGCGGCATTGGTTTGGAAAATCTGGAAAGCTACCTCTCTCTCCCCAATGTGTTTGCCTGCGGCGGAAGCTGGGTATGTCCCACCAGGCTGATTCGCAGCGGGGAATTCCAGGTGATTACCGCCCTTTGCCGAAATGCCCGGAAAGAGGTGGAGCGCATTCTGAGTAATTGTGCGTGA
- the larA gene encoding nickel-dependent lactate racemase produces MKVKIAYYREDREIDIPEKNLIGVLRPKEIQPAEDLTACINQNLDAPIGTKPFDKLCAGKKNICILVCDLTRPMETDRVLPILLDRIERNAPGAKITILIALGTHRGLTDEEIDKLCGPGIREKYSVINHAFDDPNALVQVPCSAEGVPPVFVNRLLTECDLRLAVGAVKPHPIFGWSGGAKIVIPGVAGYETTGYSHWLTCPHKGIEVMGKEDNPVRLLYESIVTNAHLMDFILNAVLTEDSKISDVRCGDVVKAHRAAVSIAKKYYVCDVDEAADAIIVGVGKWASDLWVGSNAVYQSEFYLRRGGTIVLLGNFPEGISPVHKEIAQYGYMPYERARKLIVKGGPLEHDLSTASHLVHLGRVLDARQADCVLISNGISREEAHQVGFQYLDSPNEIMAYLKEKYGEQVRILAIPGYNSTPIISNTPQK; encoded by the coding sequence ATGAAGGTAAAAATCGCCTACTACCGGGAGGATCGCGAGATTGATATCCCGGAAAAAAACCTCATCGGCGTTCTCCGCCCGAAGGAGATTCAGCCCGCCGAGGACCTCACCGCCTGTATCAATCAAAATCTAGACGCTCCGATTGGAACAAAGCCTTTTGACAAACTATGTGCAGGGAAGAAAAACATCTGCATTCTTGTATGTGATCTGACTCGTCCAATGGAGACGGACCGTGTTCTTCCGATTCTGCTGGATAGAATTGAACGCAATGCTCCCGGCGCCAAGATTACGATTCTCATCGCGCTGGGGACACATCGCGGCCTGACGGATGAAGAGATTGATAAGCTCTGTGGGCCGGGCATTCGGGAGAAGTATTCTGTTATCAACCACGCCTTCGATGACCCGAATGCACTGGTGCAGGTCCCTTGCAGCGCCGAGGGTGTTCCGCCCGTATTTGTCAACAGGCTGCTGACGGAGTGCGACCTCCGCCTGGCTGTCGGCGCGGTCAAGCCCCACCCCATTTTTGGCTGGTCCGGCGGCGCAAAAATTGTCATCCCGGGAGTCGCCGGGTATGAAACAACGGGTTACAGCCACTGGCTGACTTGTCCTCACAAGGGGATCGAGGTTATGGGCAAGGAGGATAATCCCGTTCGTCTGCTTTATGAGTCCATTGTCACTAATGCCCATCTCATGGACTTTATCCTCAATGCCGTACTCACGGAGGACAGCAAAATCTCCGACGTGCGTTGTGGAGATGTGGTGAAAGCCCATCGTGCTGCTGTCAGCATTGCAAAAAAATACTATGTTTGTGATGTAGACGAGGCCGCAGATGCGATTATTGTCGGTGTCGGTAAATGGGCATCCGATTTGTGGGTCGGGTCCAACGCTGTGTATCAATCCGAATTTTACCTGCGCAGAGGCGGGACGATCGTGCTGCTGGGAAACTTCCCCGAGGGTATCAGCCCTGTCCACAAGGAAATTGCCCAATACGGCTACATGCCTTATGAGAGAGCACGCAAACTCATCGTCAAAGGCGGTCCGCTGGAGCACGATCTGTCCACAGCGTCGCATCTGGTTCATTTGGGCCGGGTTTTAGATGCCAGGCAGGCGGATTGCGTGCTGATCTCCAATGGCATCAGCCGCGAGGAGGCTCATCAGGTTGGCTTCCAATACTTAGATTCTCCCAACGAGATCATGGCCTATTTGAAGGAGAAATACGGGGAGCAGGTCCGCATCCTGGCAATCCCCGGCTATAATTCCACCCCTATTATCTCCAACACCCCTCAAAAGTAA